The Kitasatospora paranensis genome has a window encoding:
- a CDS encoding exo-alpha-sialidase, which translates to MSELLVAVGTQKGLFLGRSADRRTWEFTGPHFPMNAVYSVGIDRRGGRVRLLAGADSSHWGPSVWWSDDLGATWQEPAAPAVRFPAHTGTSLERVWQLQPAGDEAPDTVYAGTQPAALFRSDDRGESFALVESLWNHPQRSEWNAGFGGQGLHTVLTDPRDAQAVTVAVSTGGVYRTKDAGGTWSPSNSGIRAEFLPDHFPEFGQCVHKVARDGADPDRLYLQNHGGVYRSDDNGTSWTDVGAGLPAVFGFGLAAHPRTGGTAYLFPLNADFSRLPVGNRCRVFRTRDAGETWQPLSAGLPDQPHFGVVLRDALCTDDADPVGVYFGNRNGEVFASADEGDTWSMVASHLPDVLCVRAVDLP; encoded by the coding sequence ATGTCAGAACTGCTGGTGGCCGTGGGGACCCAGAAGGGCCTCTTCCTCGGCCGGAGCGCCGACCGGAGGACCTGGGAGTTCACCGGGCCGCACTTCCCGATGAACGCCGTGTACTCGGTGGGGATCGACCGCCGCGGCGGCCGGGTGCGGCTGCTGGCCGGGGCCGACTCCAGTCACTGGGGCCCGTCGGTGTGGTGGTCCGACGACCTCGGGGCGACCTGGCAGGAGCCGGCCGCCCCGGCGGTGCGGTTCCCCGCACACACCGGCACCTCGCTGGAGCGGGTCTGGCAGCTCCAGCCCGCCGGCGACGAGGCGCCGGACACCGTCTACGCGGGGACGCAGCCCGCGGCCCTGTTCCGCTCCGACGACCGCGGCGAGAGCTTCGCGCTGGTCGAGTCGCTCTGGAACCACCCGCAGCGCAGCGAGTGGAACGCCGGCTTCGGCGGCCAGGGCCTGCACACCGTGCTCACCGACCCCCGGGACGCCCAGGCGGTGACCGTCGCCGTCTCCACCGGCGGCGTCTACCGGACGAAGGACGCCGGCGGGACGTGGTCGCCGTCCAACAGCGGCATCCGCGCCGAGTTCCTGCCGGACCACTTCCCGGAGTTCGGCCAGTGCGTGCACAAGGTCGCCCGGGACGGCGCCGACCCCGACCGGCTCTACCTGCAGAACCACGGCGGGGTGTACCGCAGCGACGACAACGGCACCAGCTGGACGGACGTGGGCGCCGGGCTGCCCGCCGTCTTCGGCTTCGGGCTGGCGGCCCACCCGCGGACGGGCGGCACCGCGTACCTCTTCCCGCTCAACGCGGACTTCTCCCGGCTGCCGGTCGGCAACCGGTGCCGGGTCTTCCGCACCCGGGACGCCGGCGAGACCTGGCAGCCGCTCTCCGCCGGTCTGCCGGACCAGCCGCACTTCGGGGTGGTGCTGCGCGACGCGCTGTGCACCGACGACGCGGACCCGGTCGGCGTGTACTTCGGCAACCGCAACGGCGAGGTGTTCGCCAGCGCCGACGAGGGCGACACCTGGTCGATGGTCGCCTCGCACCTGCCGGACGTGCTCTGCGTCCGGGCCGTCGACCTGCCCTGA
- a CDS encoding molybdopterin-dependent oxidoreductase, whose product MSSPVRPAVRFHGRLELPLELTVDELRALPAHRVRVTFDCLGSGPQEHGFEGPRLWDVLRAARPRVDLRGRRQRLRLLLDVAGADGHRAVLSWAEIDPEFGGQQVLLATSIDGTPLDDAGPQLVVPADVCGARYVSGITEVWVGEPQH is encoded by the coding sequence ATGAGCAGCCCTGTCAGACCCGCAGTCCGCTTCCACGGCCGGCTCGAACTGCCGCTGGAGCTGACCGTCGACGAGCTCCGGGCGCTGCCCGCCCACCGTGTCCGGGTCACCTTCGACTGCCTGGGCAGCGGCCCGCAGGAGCACGGCTTCGAGGGCCCCAGGCTCTGGGACGTGCTGCGCGCGGCCCGCCCCCGGGTCGACCTGCGCGGCCGCAGGCAGCGGCTGCGGCTGCTGCTGGACGTGGCCGGTGCCGACGGCCACCGCGCGGTGCTGTCCTGGGCGGAGATCGACCCGGAGTTCGGCGGCCAGCAGGTCCTGCTGGCGACCAGCATCGACGGCACGCCGCTGGACGACGCCGGTCCGCAGCTGGTCGTCCCGGCGGACGTCTGCGGGGCGCGCTACGTCAGCGGCATCACCGAGGTCTGGGTCGGCGAGCCGCAGCACTGA
- a CDS encoding PucR family transcriptional regulator ligand-binding domain-containing protein, whose product MIVGDLLELDGLDIGVAWATPDLLERPVTGVTSTDLQDPARYLQPGELVLTGLVWWRPEDARAAARFATSLRSAEVAALLAGEGTHGSVPAPLVDACRTHGIPCSRCPRAPASGPSPTGSTSGCGATSRPARRRSRPSRRPSAASWSP is encoded by the coding sequence ATGATCGTCGGGGACCTGCTGGAACTGGACGGGCTGGACATCGGCGTGGCCTGGGCCACGCCCGACCTCCTGGAGCGCCCGGTCACCGGGGTCACCTCCACCGACCTCCAGGACCCGGCGCGCTACCTCCAGCCCGGCGAGCTCGTCCTCACCGGCCTGGTCTGGTGGCGCCCGGAGGACGCCCGGGCCGCGGCCCGCTTCGCCACCTCGCTGCGCAGCGCGGAGGTCGCCGCGCTGCTGGCCGGCGAGGGCACCCACGGCAGCGTCCCGGCTCCGCTGGTCGACGCCTGCCGCACGCACGGCATCCCCTGCTCGCGGTGCCCGCGGGCACCAGCTTCCGGGCCGTCACCGACCGGGTCTACCTCCGGCTGTGGGGCGACCTCCAGGCCCGCTCGCCGGAGGTCGCGGCCGTCCCGGAGGCCGTCCGCGGCGAGCTGGTCGCCCTGA
- a CDS encoding helix-turn-helix domain-containing protein — protein sequence MWAAAALAEALERTGAAFAAAPDGREGAAALVAAPAAAVTAALREAWPALQRNLTRRQALRAGVGPTVRPTGPELRGGLVQAGYALDAAPAAAVGASADQVSLASLLHGIPTEVTGAFHRRLLGPVAAHDRANAVSLLDTLGTFLAHDGSWARTAEALHIHVNTVHYRIRRIEELTGRSLARLEDRLDLRAALLCSPAG from the coding sequence GTGTGGGCGGCCGCCGCGCTGGCCGAGGCACTGGAGCGGACGGGCGCGGCGTTCGCGGCCGCGCCGGACGGCCGGGAGGGTGCCGCCGCCCTGGTCGCGGCCCCGGCGGCGGCGGTGACGGCCGCGCTGCGCGAGGCCTGGCCGGCGCTGCAGCGGAACCTGACGCGGCGGCAGGCCCTGCGGGCAGGGGTCGGACCGACCGTCCGGCCGACCGGCCCGGAGCTGCGCGGCGGCCTCGTCCAGGCCGGCTACGCGCTCGACGCGGCCCCCGCCGCCGCGGTCGGCGCCAGCGCGGACCAGGTCTCCCTGGCCTCCCTGCTGCACGGCATCCCCACCGAGGTGACCGGGGCGTTCCACCGCCGGCTGCTGGGCCCGGTGGCCGCCCACGACCGGGCGAACGCGGTGTCGCTGCTGGACACCCTGGGGACGTTCCTCGCGCACGACGGCTCCTGGGCCCGGACGGCGGAGGCGCTGCACATCCACGTGAACACGGTGCACTACCGGATCCGGCGGATCGAGGAGCTCACCGGGCGCAGCCTGGCCCGGCTGGAGGACCGCCTCGACCTTCGGGCGGCCCTGCTGTGCTCACCCGCTGGGTGA
- a CDS encoding MarR family winged helix-turn-helix transcriptional regulator: protein MDEPRWLNENEMAAWRGFLAATNLVARHLERQLKEDAGLSHTQYEILVQLSAVPEGSLRMTDLADRLITSKSGLTYQIGQLERGGLVSRRSCPSDVRGVFAEITEQGREVLRDAAPGHVAAVREALIDVLSPEQLAGLADSLGTVGRRLRGRDG, encoded by the coding sequence ATGGACGAACCCCGTTGGCTGAACGAGAACGAGATGGCCGCCTGGCGCGGCTTCCTCGCGGCCACCAACCTGGTCGCCCGGCACCTGGAGCGGCAGCTCAAGGAGGACGCCGGCCTCTCGCACACCCAGTACGAGATCCTCGTCCAGCTCTCCGCCGTCCCCGAGGGATCGCTGCGGATGACCGACCTGGCCGACCGCCTGATCACCTCCAAGAGCGGACTCACCTACCAGATCGGCCAGTTGGAGCGCGGCGGGCTGGTCTCCCGACGCTCCTGCCCGAGCGACGTGCGCGGCGTCTTCGCCGAGATCACCGAGCAGGGCCGGGAGGTGCTGCGGGACGCCGCCCCCGGCCACGTCGCCGCCGTCCGCGAGGCGCTGATCGACGTCCTCAGCCCCGAACAGCTGGCCGGACTCGCCGACAGCCTGGGCACGGTCGGCCGCCGGCTGCGCGGCCGCGACGGCTGA
- a CDS encoding class III extradiol ring-cleavage dioxygenase, producing the protein MSTAAPGRMPALYLSHGAPPLADDPVWPGQLAAWSADLPRPTAILMVSAHWEEAPLAIGATTPLPLVYDFWGFPEHYYRVRYAAPGAPGLAENVRKLLRTAGTPVQDVPDRGLDHGAYVPLVEMYPDADIPVLQISLPTLDPGRLLEIGRRLAPLRDEGVLIVGSGFFTHNLRALSTDGRVTSVMAEFDDWGRRALEARDLDALLDFEHKAPAGRLAHPRTEHFAPLFVTLGAGEADLGAQRSVIDGFWMGLAKRSVQLG; encoded by the coding sequence ATGAGCACCGCCGCCCCCGGGCGCATGCCCGCCCTCTACCTCTCGCACGGCGCGCCCCCGCTGGCCGACGACCCGGTCTGGCCCGGCCAGCTCGCCGCCTGGTCCGCCGACCTGCCGCGCCCCACCGCCATCCTGATGGTCTCCGCCCACTGGGAGGAGGCGCCGCTCGCCATCGGCGCCACCACCCCGCTGCCCCTGGTGTACGACTTCTGGGGCTTCCCGGAGCACTACTACCGCGTCCGGTACGCCGCCCCGGGCGCGCCCGGGCTCGCCGAGAACGTCCGCAAGCTGCTGCGCACCGCCGGCACCCCGGTGCAGGACGTCCCCGATCGCGGCCTCGACCACGGCGCCTACGTGCCGCTGGTCGAGATGTACCCGGACGCCGACATCCCGGTGCTCCAGATCTCGCTGCCGACCCTCGACCCCGGGCGGCTGCTGGAGATCGGGCGCCGGCTCGCCCCGCTGCGCGACGAGGGCGTGCTGATCGTCGGCAGCGGGTTCTTCACCCACAACCTGCGGGCGCTGAGCACCGACGGCCGGGTGACCTCGGTGATGGCCGAGTTCGACGACTGGGGCCGGCGCGCCCTGGAGGCCCGCGACCTGGACGCCCTGCTCGACTTCGAGCACAAGGCCCCGGCCGGGCGGCTCGCCCACCCGCGCACCGAGCACTTCGCGCCGCTGTTCGTCACCCTCGGCGCCGGCGAGGCCGACCTCGGCGCGCAGCGCAGCGTGATCGACGGCTTCTGGATGGGTCTGGCCAAGCGCTCCGTCCAGCTCGGCTGA